Proteins encoded together in one Acidobacteriota bacterium window:
- a CDS encoding DUF5666 domain-containing protein: protein MFARFLGTEWIRFGLRAGVLGLVCTALAAPFSTFAQNPGGPSPHGYLSGDIESVNGDSIVVQGIPLAVTSDTVLVGMDDQGNLVSLDLPDLVVGEEAVAFERVNLGQAVATAVYVGRPFMLQGNITSLEADTSGNPVQITLDGLFDIRVAQARFSGMSPADMQSGVGGDMSGGMGSGGMMGGGGGMGGGGGMGGGGGMGGGGGMGGGGGMGGGGGMGGGGGMHAAEHMGQDHGQDLLLQVGSYASVGGIATDAFFAGVFVHVMATDTMGAGRISSVTASQGTVTGFQMERRGQSVSVVLDPETVITRRGQSVSPSELAPSQVVRVEGLTRQDGSILASTVRIMGGRG from the coding sequence ATGTTTGCGAGGTTTCTCGGGACGGAATGGATACGCTTTGGGTTGCGCGCCGGGGTGCTGGGCTTGGTTTGCACAGCCCTGGCCGCCCCCTTTTCGACCTTTGCCCAGAATCCGGGGGGACCTTCCCCTCACGGCTATCTTTCGGGGGACATTGAATCGGTAAACGGCGACTCGATCGTCGTTCAGGGCATCCCCCTCGCTGTCACGTCCGACACGGTTCTCGTCGGAATGGACGATCAGGGCAACCTGGTCAGCCTGGACCTGCCCGACCTCGTGGTGGGTGAGGAGGCGGTAGCGTTCGAGCGGGTGAACCTAGGGCAGGCGGTCGCCACCGCGGTCTACGTTGGACGCCCCTTCATGCTCCAGGGAAACATCACTTCGCTTGAAGCAGACACATCCGGGAACCCCGTGCAGATCACCCTGGATGGTCTCTTCGACATCCGCGTGGCGCAGGCCCGCTTCTCGGGGATGAGCCCCGCCGACATGCAATCGGGCGTGGGAGGCGATATGTCCGGCGGCATGGGTAGCGGAGGGATGATGGGCGGCGGCGGCGGCATGGGCGGCGGCGGCGGCATGGGCGGCGGCGGCGGCATGGGCGGCGGCGGCGGCATGGGTGGCGGCGGCGGCATGGGTGGCGGTGGCGGCATGGGCGGCGGCGGCGGCATGCATGCGGCGGAGCACATGGGCCAGGATCATGGCCAGGATCTCCTGCTTCAGGTCGGTTCCTATGCCTCCGTCGGGGGAATCGCAACAGACGCCTTCTTCGCAGGGGTCTTTGTCCACGTCATGGCCACGGATACGATGGGTGCCGGAAGAATCTCGTCGGTTACCGCCAGCCAGGGTACGGTCACGGGCTTTCAGATGGAACGCCGAGGTCAAAGCGTGTCCGTCGTCCTCGACCCCGAGACGGTGATCACCCGGCGAGGGCAATCCGTTTCCCCCTCCGAATTGGCTCCATCGCAGGTTGTGCGGGTGGAAGGCCTCACGAGGCAGGATGGCTCCATTCTCGCTTCGACGGTCCGGATCATGGGTGGGCGGGGTTGA
- a CDS encoding sigma-54 dependent transcriptional regulator — translation MRKGRILLVEDDPNLRRVLAYHLEKHGHSVTQAMDADSALERAREEPFDLVITDVRMPRTSGIELLSSLTEQVPGLPVVVMTAYGTIADAVEAMRRGAADYLTKPIDQEALLLVADKAMKIGDLDRENRRLRRALEEKKPQEGIVAASAPMQQILETVRRVAPTEATVLITGESGTGKELIARALHAQSSRREGPFVAVNCAALPRDLLESELFGHERGAFTGATDKRQGKFVQAHGGTLLLDEIGDMDLGLQAKILRVLQERVVDPVGGRRTTPVDVRVIAATNQDLEKAVEAGAFRRDLFYRLNVIPIHVPPLRERGDDVRLLLRRFLMEYSGGDQEVSMEAMAMLESYSWPGNVRELQNLCQRLAILCRGGVIGPEQLPREFRKSTGGNFAEEGGLWALEREAILKALRESRGNRSAAARSLHIPRHVLLYRLKKFGIEDA, via the coding sequence GTGCGTAAGGGACGCATCCTTCTTGTGGAGGACGATCCGAATCTTCGGCGCGTCCTGGCGTACCACCTGGAAAAGCACGGCCACTCGGTCACCCAGGCCATGGACGCGGATTCCGCCTTGGAAAGGGCAAGGGAGGAGCCCTTCGACCTCGTGATCACGGACGTGCGGATGCCGAGAACGAGCGGGATCGAGCTCCTGTCCTCCCTTACGGAGCAGGTCCCCGGTCTGCCCGTCGTGGTCATGACCGCGTACGGAACCATCGCGGATGCCGTCGAGGCCATGCGGCGGGGAGCCGCCGACTACCTCACGAAGCCGATTGACCAGGAGGCCCTGCTTCTCGTGGCGGACAAGGCCATGAAGATCGGAGACCTGGACCGAGAAAACCGCCGCCTCCGAAGGGCGCTGGAGGAGAAGAAGCCCCAGGAGGGCATCGTGGCCGCCAGCGCGCCCATGCAGCAGATCCTCGAAACGGTCCGACGGGTGGCGCCCACGGAAGCGACGGTCCTGATCACGGGGGAAAGCGGGACGGGGAAGGAACTGATCGCCCGGGCGCTCCATGCGCAGTCGTCGAGGCGAGAAGGACCCTTCGTGGCGGTCAACTGCGCCGCCCTGCCCCGCGATCTTCTCGAGAGCGAGCTCTTCGGCCACGAACGGGGAGCCTTCACCGGCGCGACGGACAAACGCCAAGGCAAGTTCGTTCAGGCGCACGGGGGCACGCTCCTTCTCGACGAAATCGGGGATATGGACCTCGGGCTCCAGGCCAAGATTCTCAGGGTTCTCCAGGAGCGGGTCGTGGATCCCGTGGGGGGGCGCCGTACCACGCCCGTCGACGTTCGCGTGATCGCGGCGACCAACCAGGACCTGGAGAAAGCCGTCGAAGCCGGCGCTTTCCGCCGAGACCTGTTCTACCGCCTCAACGTGATCCCCATCCACGTCCCCCCCCTGAGGGAGCGGGGCGACGACGTTCGCCTCCTCCTGAGACGATTCCTCATGGAATACAGCGGAGGCGACCAAGAAGTATCGATGGAGGCCATGGCCATGCTGGAAAGTTACTCGTGGCCCGGCAACGTCCGCGAGCTTCAGAACCTGTGCCAGCGCCTGGCCATCCTGTGCCGCGGCGGGGTCATCGGACCGGAGCAACTGCCTCGGGAGTTTCGGAAGTCCACGGGCGGGAACTTCGCGGAGGAGGGAGGTCTGTGGGCGCTGGAGAGGGAGGCCATCCTGAAGGCCTTGCGGGAGAGCCGGGGAAACCGGTCCGCCGCCGCAAGGAGCCTCCACATCCCGCGGCACGTCCTGCTCTACCGCTTGAAGAAATTTGGAATCGAGGACGCGTAG
- a CDS encoding HAMP domain-containing sensor histidine kinase, giving the protein MNRKWSLSLQAGVLVILVAFTLSLHYMVLPFPHWVHLVHRRLCYVPIILAALWFGTRGGLIVGSAISAATLPLALRFEGPLLDNQDFMEILFYLGLGLLTGLLVDRREADRARAMELGRRLEAAERFAAAGRVASGVAHEIRTPLGSIQGAAEILAEDYPPDHVRRPFFEILLQEIDRLRRVVDEFLDLGRSIPLNPGTVRAEDAVQDVIRALNPAAGLAGVVLEADVPRGCLVEADPHRLHQALANLVLNAIQVSPPSSRVKVAASERPEGCAFAVEDEGPGLPGGSEAKLFEPFFTRRKDGTGLGLALVKQIADAHGGKVWGETRSAGGARFTLLLPRKAAAGPGGDGA; this is encoded by the coding sequence ATGAATCGAAAATGGTCCCTGAGCCTCCAGGCGGGCGTTCTCGTGATTCTCGTGGCCTTCACGCTCTCCCTGCATTACATGGTCCTGCCCTTCCCCCACTGGGTTCACCTCGTCCACCGGCGGCTGTGCTACGTCCCGATCATCCTGGCGGCCCTCTGGTTCGGAACGCGCGGTGGGCTGATCGTCGGGTCGGCCATCTCGGCGGCCACCCTTCCCCTCGCGCTGAGGTTTGAGGGTCCTCTCCTCGATAACCAGGATTTCATGGAGATCCTCTTCTACCTCGGCCTGGGTCTGCTGACCGGACTCCTCGTGGACCGCCGAGAGGCGGACCGAGCCCGGGCCATGGAACTAGGTCGGCGCTTGGAGGCCGCAGAGCGCTTCGCGGCTGCGGGAAGGGTCGCCTCGGGTGTGGCCCACGAAATCCGTACGCCCCTCGGCTCCATTCAGGGCGCCGCGGAGATCCTGGCCGAAGACTATCCACCGGACCACGTCCGTCGCCCCTTCTTCGAGATCCTCCTCCAGGAGATCGATCGCTTGAGGAGGGTGGTGGACGAATTCCTGGACCTGGGCCGGTCCATCCCTCTGAACCCGGGGACGGTCCGTGCGGAGGATGCGGTGCAGGACGTCATTCGGGCTCTCAATCCGGCCGCGGGACTTGCCGGCGTTGTCCTGGAAGCGGATGTTCCAAGAGGGTGTCTTGTGGAGGCGGATCCCCACCGCCTGCACCAGGCGCTGGCCAACCTTGTCCTGAACGCCATTCAGGTCTCGCCGCCCAGCTCTCGGGTGAAGGTGGCGGCGTCCGAGCGGCCGGAGGGGTGCGCCTTTGCGGTGGAGGACGAGGGTCCCGGCCTTCCAGGCGGAAGCGAGGCAAAGCTCTTCGAACCCTTCTTCACAAGGCGAAAGGACGGCACGGGCCTCGGTCTCGCGCTGGTCAAACAGATCGCCGATGCCCATGGCGGAAAGGTGTGGGGGGAGACGCGGTCCGCCGGGGGGGCGCGGTTCACCCTCCTTCTCCCTCGAAAAGCCGCGGCAGGTCCGGGAGGCGACGGTGCGTAA